One window of the Anas acuta chromosome 12, bAnaAcu1.1, whole genome shotgun sequence genome contains the following:
- the FANCI gene encoding Fanconi anemia group I protein isoform X1, whose product MAAAMAQRVLALAAEEGPERLQEALQELGEDELGEMVTKQALRGRETAALLRGIFRGSPCSQPSGVLRRLQVYKHCVPLVESGDLHLSKASEIIGLLMLEVRQLPGPALAELATLFVDVVKGGSLSNGKSLELFSTVLTALASSKESLAYGKGELNGEEFKKQLINTLCSSKWDPQSVIHLANMFRDIPLSGEELQFVVEKVLRMFSKLDLQEIPPLVYQLLLLSAKGSKKTVLEGIISFFNQLDKRLKEEQKVPQSVDLEVATVPLDQLRHVEGTVILHIISVINLDQDLGEELIKHLKTEQQKDPGKALCPFSVALLLSVAVKHRLQEQIFDFLKTSITRSCKDLQFLQASKFLQDLFPQQYDITAVILEVVKNSAFGWDHVTQGLVDLGFSLMESYEPKKPFGGKAAETNFGLSKTPAQQACRLGASILLETFKVHEPIRSDILEQVLNRVLTKAASPVSHFIDLLSNIVVSAPLVLQNSSSRVTETFDNLSFLPIDTVQGLLRAVQPLLKVSMSVRDSLILVLQKAIFSRQLDARKAAVAGFLLLLRNFKILGSLTSSQCSQAIGATQVQADVHACYNSAANEAFCLEILGSLRRCLSQQADVRLMLYEGFYDVLRRNSQLASSIMETLLSQIKQYYLPQPDLLPPLKLEGCIMAQGDQIFLQEPLAHLLCCIQHCLAWYKSTVRLCQGAEDDDEEEEDVGFEQNFEEMLESVTRRMIKSELEDFELDKSADFSLSSGVGVKNNIYAIQVMGICEVLIEYNFNIGNFSKNKFEDVLGLFTCYSKLSEILREKAGKNKSALGNKIARSFLSMGFVSTLLTALFRDDAQSHEESLAVLRSNTEFLRYAVSVALQKVQQLEETGQTDGPDGQNPEKMFQNLCKITRVLLWRYTSIPTVVEESGKKKGKSISLLCLEGCLRIFNTVQQLYAARIPQFLQALDTTDGDAEAADINVTEKAAFQIRQFQRSLVNQFSSAEDDFNSKETQLLVTVLSTLSKLLDPTSQQFLQFLTWTVKICKENALEDISCCKGLLTLLFSLHVQYKSPVGLLRELAQDIHACLGDIDQDIEVESRSHFAIVNAKTAAPTVCLLVLSQADKVLEEVDWLIKKLTSLGSDTSEDSTQASNQTQALEKGIILQLGTLLTVFHELVQTALPAGSCVDTLLRSLSKTYTILTSLIKHYIQACRSTSNTIPGRLEKLVKLSGSHLTPQCYSFITYVQNIHSESLSFVEEKKKKKKEEAAAVSTVMAKVLRDTKPIPNLIFAIEQYEKFLIHLSKKSKVNLMQYMKLSTSRDFRINASMLDSVLQEHNTEDAENEPDNDQSTAEQPDENQEPKKKRRRKK is encoded by the exons atggcggcggccaTGGCTCAGCGCGTCCTGGCGCTGGCGGCCGAGGAGGGCCCCGAGCGGCTCCAGGAGGCCCTGCAGGAACTGGGGGAGGACGAG CTGGGCGAGATGGTGACGAAGCAGGCCCTGAGGGGCAGGGAGACGGCGGCGCTGCTGAGGGGAATCTTCAGAG GCTCCCCGTGTTCCCAGCCGAGTGGCGTTCTCAGGAGGCTGCAGGTGTACAAGCACTGCGTCCCGCTGGTGGAGTCAGGGGATCTGCACTTGAGCAAGGCGTCCGAAATCATCGGGCTGCTGATGCTGGAG GTTCGCCAGCTGCCAGGCCCCGCGTTGGCTGAGCTTGCCACCCtgtttgttgatgttgttaAGGGCGGCAGCCTGTCTAATGGGAAATCCTTGGAGCTGTTTTCCACTGTTCTTACTGCGTTGGCCAGCTCGAAGGAGAGCCTGGCTTATGGGAAAG GTGAACTGAATGGGGAAGAGTTTAAGAAACAGCTGATAAATACTCTTTGCTCCAGCAA GTGGGACCCTCAGAGCGTGATACATCTTGCCAACATGTTCAG GGATATTCCACTGTCGGGAGAGGAGCTGCAGTTTGTGGTGGAAAAGGTCCTTAGGATGTTCTCCAAATTAGACCTGCAGGAAATCCCCCCCCTGGTctatcagctgctgctgctttctgctaaG GGCAGTAAGAAGACTGTTTTGGAAGGAATCATCAGTTTTTTCAATCAGTTGGACAAGAGactgaaggaagaacagaaggTTCCGCA ATCAGTGGACCTCGAGGTAGCCACGGTGCCCCTAGACCAGCTCCGCCACGTGGAAGGCACTGTCATTCTCCATATCATTTCTGTTATCAACCTGGATCAGGACCTAGGCGAGGAGTTAATCAAACATCTGAAG ACTGAGCAACAGAAGGACCCCGGTAAAGCTCTGTGTCCCTTCAGTGTGGCTCTTTTGCTGTCGGTTGCAGTAAAACACAGACTGCAAGAGCAG ATATTTGATTTCTTGAAAACATCAATCACGAGAAGCTGCAAGGACCTGCAGTTCCTGCAGGCCTCCAAGTTTCTGCAGGACTTGTTTCCTCAGCAGTATGATATAACAGCTGTGATTCTGGAGGTGGTGAAAAATAG TGCATTTGGCTGGGACCATGTTACTCAGGGCCTGGTGGATCTCGGCTTCAGCCTAATGGAATCATATGAACCAAAAAAGCCCTTTGGAGGGAAAGCTGCTGAGACCAATTTTGGCCTTTCAAAAACACCAGCCCAGCAGGCTTGCAGACTGGGAGCAAGTATCCTGCTGGAAACATTTAAG GTCCATGAGCCCATCAGAAGTGATATTCTTGAGCAGGTCCTGAACAGAGTCCTCACAAAAGCAGCATCTCCTGTCAGCCACTTCATAG acttgCTGTCCAATATTGTTGTGTCTGCTCCTCTTGTGCTTCAGAATTCATCCTCCAGAGTCACAGAGACCTTTGACAATTTATCTTTTCTGCCCATTGACACAGTGCAAGGGCTCCTCCGGGCAGTGCAG ccCCTGCTCAAAGTCAGCATGTCAGTGAGGGACTCCCTGATACTTGTTCTCCAAAAAGCTATCTTTTCCAG GCAGCTCGATGCTCGTAAAGCTGCAGTTGCTGgctttttgcttctgttacGAAATTTTAAGATTCTGGGCAGCTTGACTTCTTCCCAGTGCAGCCAGGCCATTGGTGCCACTCAG GTCCAGGCAGATGTTCATGCCTGCTATAATTCTGCAGCTAATGAGGCCTTCTGCCTCGAAATCCTGGGCAGCCTGAGGCGATGTTTGAGCCAGCAAGCGGATGTCCGACTCATGTTATATGAG GGTTTCTATGATGTCCTTCGCAGGAACTCCCAGCTGGCCAGCTCTATAATGGAAACGCTCTTGTCCCAG ATAAAACAATATTACTTGCCCCAGCCAGACCTCCTGCCTCCACTGAAACTTGAGGGTTGTATTATGGCTCAAGGAGATCAAATCTTTCTGCAGGAACCACTG GCCCATCTGCTCTGCTGTATCCAACACTGTCTAGCCTGGTATAAGAGCACCGTGCGTTTATGCCAAGGAGCTGAAGATGacgatgaggaggaggaggatgtggGATTTGAGCAAAACTTTGAGGAGATGCTAGAATCTGTCACACGACGGATGATCAAGAGTGAGCTGGAAGACTTTGAACTG GATAAATCAGCAGATTTCTCTCTGTCTTCTGGTGTTGGTGTAAAGAATAACATCTATGCCATCCAGGTGATGGGAATTTGTGAGGTTCTGATTGAGTACAATTTCAACATAGGGAATTTCAG TAAGAACAAGTTTGAGGATGTCCTAGGCCTGTTTACCTGTTACAGTAAACTCTCTGAAATCCTGAGGGAGAAAGCCGGAAAGAACAAATCTGCCTTGGGCAACAAAATCGCACGGAGCTTCCTGTCGATGGGTTTCGTATCTACTCTCCTCACAGCTCTGTTCAG GGATGATGCCCAAAGCCACGAGGAGAGCCTGGCGGTTCTGCGCTCCAACACGGAGTTCTTGCGCTATGCTGTCAGCGTAGCACTGCAGAaggtgcagcagctggaggaaacGGGACAAACCGATGGACCAGACGGACAAAATCCTGAGAAGATGTTTCAGAACCTCTGCAAAATCACACG GGTCCTGCTTTGGAGGTACACTTCAATTCCCACTGTTGTCGAAGAGTCCGGGAAGAAGAAGGGCAAAAGCATTTCCCTGCTGTGCTTGGAAGGTTGTCTGCGGATCTTCAACACGGTGCAGCAGCTGTACGCTGCTAGGATCCCCCAGTTTCTACAAGCCCTGG ATACTACTGATGGTGACGCAGAAGCAGCGGATATTAATGTCACAGAGAAAGCTGCCTTCCAGATCCGACAGTTTCAG AGGTCTCTGGTGAACCAGTTCAGCAGTGCTGAAGATGACTTCAACTCCAAGGAAACGCAGTTACTCGTCACTGTTCTCTCCACTTTGTCCAAACTCCTGGACCCAACATCTCAGCAG TTCCTTCAGTTCCTGACATGGACAGTaaaaatttgcaaagaaaatgctCTAG AGGACATCTCTTGCTGTAAGGGTTTGCTGACTCTCCTTTTCAGCCTCCATGTTCAGTACAAGAGTCCTGTCGGTCTGCTGCGTGAACTTGCACAAGATATCCATGCTTGCCTGGGAGACATAGATCAG GACATAGAAGTCGAGAGCCGGTCCCATTTTGCCATAGTGAATGCCAAGACTGCAGCCCCTACTGTCTGC CTGCTGGTTCTGAGTCAGGCAGATAAGGTCCTTGAAGAGGTGGATTGGCTTATCAAGAAACTTACCAGTCTGGGATCAGACACATCAG AAGACTCTACTCAGGCATCAAACCAGACCCAGGCTCTGGAGAAAGGCATAATTCTGCAGCTGGGAACTCTGCTGACGGTTTTTCATGAGCTGGTGCAGACAGCGCttcctgcagggagctgtgtgGACACGCTGCTGAGAAGCCTCAGCAAGACCTACACAATCCTCACCTCCCTCATCAAACAT tatATTCAAGCTTGCCGCAGCACCTCGAATACGATTCCAGGAAGGCTAGAAAAGCTG GTGAAGCTCTCGGGTTCCCATTTGACCCCACAGTGTTACTCATTCATTACTTATGTACAG AACATCCATAGTGAGAGCTTAAGCtttgtggaagagaagaaaaagaagaagaaagaagaagctgcCGCAGTCTCCACAGTCATG gCTAAGGTGCTTCGGGATACCAAGCCAATCCCCAACCTGATTTTTGCAATAGAGCAGTATGAGAAGTTCCTTATCCATCTCTCCAAGAAATCAAAG GTGAACTTGATGCAATACATGAAGCTCAGTACCTCCCGGGACTTCCGCATCAACGCATCCATGCTCGACAGCGTGTTGCAGGAGCATAACACAGAGGATGCTGAAAATGAACCGGACAATGACCAG
- the FANCI gene encoding Fanconi anemia group I protein isoform X2, with translation MAAAMAQRVLALAAEEGPERLQEALQELGEDELGEMVTKQALRGRETAALLRGIFRGSPCSQPSGVLRRLQVYKHCVPLVESGDLHLSKASEIIGLLMLEVRQLPGPALAELATLFVDVVKGGSLSNGKSLELFSTVLTALASSKESLAYGKGELNGEEFKKQLINTLCSSKWDPQSVIHLANMFRDIPLSGEELQFVVEKVLRMFSKLDLQEIPPLVYQLLLLSAKGSKKTVLEGIISFFNQLDKRLKEEQKVPQSVDLEVATVPLDQLRHVEGTVILHIISVINLDQDLGEELIKHLKTEQQKDPGKALCPFSVALLLSVAVKHRLQEQIFDFLKTSITRSCKDLQFLQASKFLQDLFPQQYDITAVILEVVKNSAFGWDHVTQGLVDLGFSLMESYEPKKPFGGKAAETNFGLSKTPAQQACRLGASILLETFKVHEPIRSDILEQVLNRVLTKAASPVSHFIDLLSNIVVSAPLVLQNSSSRVTETFDNLSFLPIDTVQGLLRAVQPLLKVSMSVRDSLILVLQKAIFSRQLDARKAAVAGFLLLLRNFKILGSLTSSQCSQAIGATQVQADVHACYNSAANEAFCLEILGSLRRCLSQQADVRLMLYEGFYDVLRRNSQLASSIMETLLSQIKQYYLPQPDLLPPLKLEGCIMAQGDQIFLQEPLAHLLCCIQHCLAWYKSTVRLCQGAEDDDEEEEDVGFEQNFEEMLESVTRRMIKSELEDFELDKSADFSLSSGVGVKNNIYAIQVMGICEVLIEYNFNIGNFSKNKFEDVLGLFTCYSKLSEILREKAGKNKSALGNKIARSFLSMGFVSTLLTALFRDDAQSHEESLAVLRSNTEFLRYAVSVALQKVQQLEETGQTDGPDGQNPEKMFQNLCKITRVLLWRYTSIPTVVEESGKKKGKSISLLCLEGCLRIFNTVQQLYAARIPQFLQALDTTDGDAEAADINVTEKAAFQIRQFQRSLVNQFSSAEDDFNSKETQLLVTVLSTLSKLLDPTSQQFLQFLTWTVKICKENALEDISCCKGLLTLLFSLHVQYKSPVGLLRELAQDIHACLGDIDQDIEVESRSHFAIVNAKTAAPTVCLLVLSQADKVLEEVDWLIKKLTSLGSDTSDSTQASNQTQALEKGIILQLGTLLTVFHELVQTALPAGSCVDTLLRSLSKTYTILTSLIKHYIQACRSTSNTIPGRLEKLVKLSGSHLTPQCYSFITYVQNIHSESLSFVEEKKKKKKEEAAAVSTVMAKVLRDTKPIPNLIFAIEQYEKFLIHLSKKSKVNLMQYMKLSTSRDFRINASMLDSVLQEHNTEDAENEPDNDQSTAEQPDENQEPKKKRRRKK, from the exons atggcggcggccaTGGCTCAGCGCGTCCTGGCGCTGGCGGCCGAGGAGGGCCCCGAGCGGCTCCAGGAGGCCCTGCAGGAACTGGGGGAGGACGAG CTGGGCGAGATGGTGACGAAGCAGGCCCTGAGGGGCAGGGAGACGGCGGCGCTGCTGAGGGGAATCTTCAGAG GCTCCCCGTGTTCCCAGCCGAGTGGCGTTCTCAGGAGGCTGCAGGTGTACAAGCACTGCGTCCCGCTGGTGGAGTCAGGGGATCTGCACTTGAGCAAGGCGTCCGAAATCATCGGGCTGCTGATGCTGGAG GTTCGCCAGCTGCCAGGCCCCGCGTTGGCTGAGCTTGCCACCCtgtttgttgatgttgttaAGGGCGGCAGCCTGTCTAATGGGAAATCCTTGGAGCTGTTTTCCACTGTTCTTACTGCGTTGGCCAGCTCGAAGGAGAGCCTGGCTTATGGGAAAG GTGAACTGAATGGGGAAGAGTTTAAGAAACAGCTGATAAATACTCTTTGCTCCAGCAA GTGGGACCCTCAGAGCGTGATACATCTTGCCAACATGTTCAG GGATATTCCACTGTCGGGAGAGGAGCTGCAGTTTGTGGTGGAAAAGGTCCTTAGGATGTTCTCCAAATTAGACCTGCAGGAAATCCCCCCCCTGGTctatcagctgctgctgctttctgctaaG GGCAGTAAGAAGACTGTTTTGGAAGGAATCATCAGTTTTTTCAATCAGTTGGACAAGAGactgaaggaagaacagaaggTTCCGCA ATCAGTGGACCTCGAGGTAGCCACGGTGCCCCTAGACCAGCTCCGCCACGTGGAAGGCACTGTCATTCTCCATATCATTTCTGTTATCAACCTGGATCAGGACCTAGGCGAGGAGTTAATCAAACATCTGAAG ACTGAGCAACAGAAGGACCCCGGTAAAGCTCTGTGTCCCTTCAGTGTGGCTCTTTTGCTGTCGGTTGCAGTAAAACACAGACTGCAAGAGCAG ATATTTGATTTCTTGAAAACATCAATCACGAGAAGCTGCAAGGACCTGCAGTTCCTGCAGGCCTCCAAGTTTCTGCAGGACTTGTTTCCTCAGCAGTATGATATAACAGCTGTGATTCTGGAGGTGGTGAAAAATAG TGCATTTGGCTGGGACCATGTTACTCAGGGCCTGGTGGATCTCGGCTTCAGCCTAATGGAATCATATGAACCAAAAAAGCCCTTTGGAGGGAAAGCTGCTGAGACCAATTTTGGCCTTTCAAAAACACCAGCCCAGCAGGCTTGCAGACTGGGAGCAAGTATCCTGCTGGAAACATTTAAG GTCCATGAGCCCATCAGAAGTGATATTCTTGAGCAGGTCCTGAACAGAGTCCTCACAAAAGCAGCATCTCCTGTCAGCCACTTCATAG acttgCTGTCCAATATTGTTGTGTCTGCTCCTCTTGTGCTTCAGAATTCATCCTCCAGAGTCACAGAGACCTTTGACAATTTATCTTTTCTGCCCATTGACACAGTGCAAGGGCTCCTCCGGGCAGTGCAG ccCCTGCTCAAAGTCAGCATGTCAGTGAGGGACTCCCTGATACTTGTTCTCCAAAAAGCTATCTTTTCCAG GCAGCTCGATGCTCGTAAAGCTGCAGTTGCTGgctttttgcttctgttacGAAATTTTAAGATTCTGGGCAGCTTGACTTCTTCCCAGTGCAGCCAGGCCATTGGTGCCACTCAG GTCCAGGCAGATGTTCATGCCTGCTATAATTCTGCAGCTAATGAGGCCTTCTGCCTCGAAATCCTGGGCAGCCTGAGGCGATGTTTGAGCCAGCAAGCGGATGTCCGACTCATGTTATATGAG GGTTTCTATGATGTCCTTCGCAGGAACTCCCAGCTGGCCAGCTCTATAATGGAAACGCTCTTGTCCCAG ATAAAACAATATTACTTGCCCCAGCCAGACCTCCTGCCTCCACTGAAACTTGAGGGTTGTATTATGGCTCAAGGAGATCAAATCTTTCTGCAGGAACCACTG GCCCATCTGCTCTGCTGTATCCAACACTGTCTAGCCTGGTATAAGAGCACCGTGCGTTTATGCCAAGGAGCTGAAGATGacgatgaggaggaggaggatgtggGATTTGAGCAAAACTTTGAGGAGATGCTAGAATCTGTCACACGACGGATGATCAAGAGTGAGCTGGAAGACTTTGAACTG GATAAATCAGCAGATTTCTCTCTGTCTTCTGGTGTTGGTGTAAAGAATAACATCTATGCCATCCAGGTGATGGGAATTTGTGAGGTTCTGATTGAGTACAATTTCAACATAGGGAATTTCAG TAAGAACAAGTTTGAGGATGTCCTAGGCCTGTTTACCTGTTACAGTAAACTCTCTGAAATCCTGAGGGAGAAAGCCGGAAAGAACAAATCTGCCTTGGGCAACAAAATCGCACGGAGCTTCCTGTCGATGGGTTTCGTATCTACTCTCCTCACAGCTCTGTTCAG GGATGATGCCCAAAGCCACGAGGAGAGCCTGGCGGTTCTGCGCTCCAACACGGAGTTCTTGCGCTATGCTGTCAGCGTAGCACTGCAGAaggtgcagcagctggaggaaacGGGACAAACCGATGGACCAGACGGACAAAATCCTGAGAAGATGTTTCAGAACCTCTGCAAAATCACACG GGTCCTGCTTTGGAGGTACACTTCAATTCCCACTGTTGTCGAAGAGTCCGGGAAGAAGAAGGGCAAAAGCATTTCCCTGCTGTGCTTGGAAGGTTGTCTGCGGATCTTCAACACGGTGCAGCAGCTGTACGCTGCTAGGATCCCCCAGTTTCTACAAGCCCTGG ATACTACTGATGGTGACGCAGAAGCAGCGGATATTAATGTCACAGAGAAAGCTGCCTTCCAGATCCGACAGTTTCAG AGGTCTCTGGTGAACCAGTTCAGCAGTGCTGAAGATGACTTCAACTCCAAGGAAACGCAGTTACTCGTCACTGTTCTCTCCACTTTGTCCAAACTCCTGGACCCAACATCTCAGCAG TTCCTTCAGTTCCTGACATGGACAGTaaaaatttgcaaagaaaatgctCTAG AGGACATCTCTTGCTGTAAGGGTTTGCTGACTCTCCTTTTCAGCCTCCATGTTCAGTACAAGAGTCCTGTCGGTCTGCTGCGTGAACTTGCACAAGATATCCATGCTTGCCTGGGAGACATAGATCAG GACATAGAAGTCGAGAGCCGGTCCCATTTTGCCATAGTGAATGCCAAGACTGCAGCCCCTACTGTCTGC CTGCTGGTTCTGAGTCAGGCAGATAAGGTCCTTGAAGAGGTGGATTGGCTTATCAAGAAACTTACCAGTCTGGGATCAGACACATCAG ACTCTACTCAGGCATCAAACCAGACCCAGGCTCTGGAGAAAGGCATAATTCTGCAGCTGGGAACTCTGCTGACGGTTTTTCATGAGCTGGTGCAGACAGCGCttcctgcagggagctgtgtgGACACGCTGCTGAGAAGCCTCAGCAAGACCTACACAATCCTCACCTCCCTCATCAAACAT tatATTCAAGCTTGCCGCAGCACCTCGAATACGATTCCAGGAAGGCTAGAAAAGCTG GTGAAGCTCTCGGGTTCCCATTTGACCCCACAGTGTTACTCATTCATTACTTATGTACAG AACATCCATAGTGAGAGCTTAAGCtttgtggaagagaagaaaaagaagaagaaagaagaagctgcCGCAGTCTCCACAGTCATG gCTAAGGTGCTTCGGGATACCAAGCCAATCCCCAACCTGATTTTTGCAATAGAGCAGTATGAGAAGTTCCTTATCCATCTCTCCAAGAAATCAAAG GTGAACTTGATGCAATACATGAAGCTCAGTACCTCCCGGGACTTCCGCATCAACGCATCCATGCTCGACAGCGTGTTGCAGGAGCATAACACAGAGGATGCTGAAAATGAACCGGACAATGACCAG